CGCCGAGCGCATTCCCGATTTGCAGGTGGCCGGCCAGATTGATCTGGGCGACGATTTGCTGCCGCTCATCAAAGAGGCCGATGTGGTGATTGACTTCAGCTTCCACGACGCCACAGCGAGATTTGCGTCGGTTTGCGCCCGGCACAAAAAGGCCCTGGTCATCGGCACGACGGGACACAACGACGACGAGAAATCCCGGATCAACAACCTCAAGTCGCAAATCCCGATCGTGTGGGCGTCGAACTATTCCACCGGTGTGAACGCGCTCTTCTGGCTGACGCGCAAGGCAGCCGAGATTCTCGGGCCGGGCTTCGATCTTGAAGTCGTCGAGATGCACCATCGGATGAAGAAGGACGCGCCCAGCGGGACCGCGGCGGCGCTTGCGGAAATTCTCACGGAGGTCCGCAAGCAACGGTCTGACCAGGTGCTTCGCCACGGACGACACGGCATCACCGGCGAACGCACCCGGGCTGAAATCGGAATGCACTCTCTGCGCGGCGGGGACGTCGTGGGTGATCACACGGTCATTTTTGCGGCGGAAGGCGAGCGCCTGGAACTCACGCACAAGGCTTCCAGCCGCGAGACATTCGCCAACGGCGCGTTGCGTGCCGCACAATGGGCCGTCAACCAAAAACCCGGTCTTTACGACATGCAGGACGTGCTTGGCCTGAAGTGAAGCCGGAAGCGGGAATCGGAAATCCGGACGCGGGCGGTTCGCTTGCACGGGATGGTTTTGAGATCGTGCCCGATGTCCTGCCGGATGGTCAGTGCGATATTATCGCCAGCGAGCTTTCCGTTCTGCCTGACGCTCGTGAGGGACCAACCAATGGCAGACACTATCGGGGCCGGAACCTTCTCCGACGAGTGCCAGCCGTCGCTCAACTGGCTTCTTCAAAGCTGTTGAAAGGAATTTTGGAGAGCCGGTTGAAACGGGAGATTTTTCCTGTGCGGGCCTTGTTCTTCGATAAAAACGCGGATGCAAACTGGACCGTTGCCTGGCATCAGGATTTGACGATCGCGGTTGCGAGAAAAATCGAAACACCGGGATTCGGCGCATGGTCGATCAAGGAAGGGATCGTACACGTGCGGCCGCCCGCTGAAATCCTGGAGAATATGGCGACCCTCCGTTTGCACCTGGATAAATGCGACGCAGACGACGGCGCGTTGAAAGTCATACCGCGATCCCATCTGCGGGGAAGGCTTGACTCAACGGAAATCGGCGCGTGCGCCGAAAAGAACGCGGGTTTGATTTGCGCAGTTCCAAAAGGCGGGGCATTGCTGATGCGGCCGCTGCTGTTGCATTCATCTTCACGCGCAAAACGGCCGGTGCATCGTCGCGTTCTCCATCTCGAGTACGCGTCCGTCGGTTTGCCGGCCGGACTGGAGTGGTTCGACTCCTGACGCGATGCCAGTCGAGTCTCCATCCGACATCGCTGCGGCGAAGTTCGAGACGCCTAAACTGGCGTTTGTCGCGCTCGGCTCGAACCTCGGCGATGCGATGGGAAACGTGCGCCGCGCGATGGACCTTTTGCAAGAGCTGACCGACCTCCCGCTTCTCCGGTCGTCGCTCTGGCAAAGCACACCCGTGGATTGCCCGCCCGGGTCGCCATTGTTCGTCAACGCCGTCGTCGGCCTGAGACCGCGGCCGGGTGAATCGCCGGAGTTGCTGTTTGAAAAAATGCAGGACCTCGAAAAAGAGTTCGGCCGGGAGCCGAAGCGGGTGTTGAACGAGCCGCGGCCGCTTGACCTCGACCTGATCGTGTTCGGCCGAGAGCGGCGCGACACGCCCCTGCTGACCTTGCCTCATCCGCGCGCCCATTCTCGACGATTCGTCCTTCAGCCGTTGAGCGAAATTGCGCCGGACCTGATCCTGCCAGGCCAGGTTTTGAATGTTCGTCAACTGCTCGAAACGACGGAGCCGTCCCAAACATTGCTGCGAGTCGGCTGAAGCGTGGTGGAGGCGGGATCGGCCTCTTTCGCTCGTTTTCCCGTGTTTCCGGCTCGCTCCAACTAAAACTTTGAAACGTTCGTTGCTTGCGATTAAATTTTTGCGGGTTCACTTTCGTCTTATCAGACCATGTTCAGTACGTTCAGCGGGTTTGCTTTTGCCGGGCCTCTCAGGTCGTTGGTCCGGCGCGCGGAACGGAGCGGGGCTTCCACGCGGTCGGCCGTCGGCTTTTTTTTCGTGATTCATCTCGCGACGGTCATCGCCGGAGCGCCCGCCGTTGAGGCTGCCGCCGGCGGGCCAGGTCCCGGCTACAATCGTGACGTCCGTCCGGTCCTTTCGGACAACTGTTTCGCCTGCCACGGCCCGGACAAGAACCAGCGCAAAGGCAAACTCCGCCTCGACGTGCGCGAAGCCGCACTCGAAAAGCAGGCGATTGTGCCCGGCAAGCCCGATGAAAGCGAACTGATCAAACGCCTCTACACAACCAACGACGACGACGTCATGCCTCCGCCGGAGTCCCACAAAAAGCTGACGACGCAGCAAAAGGAATTGCTGGCGCGCTGGATTGCCGCGGGCGCGGAATACGAGCCGCACTGGGCCTACATCAAACCGGTCCGGCCTGAAGTGCCGGCAACTCGAAATGCGGCCTGGATTCGAACCCCCATTGACGCTTTCATTCTTCACGCCCTCGAGTCGAAGGACATCACGCCCTCACCCGAGGCGGACAGACGCACGTTGTTGCGCCGGCTCAGCCTTGACCTCGTCGGCCTGCCGCCGACGCCGGACGAAGTGGAGGAATTCGTGAAGGATGCGAATCCAAAAGCGTACGAGAACCAGGTGGACCGGCTCCTCAGGTCGCCGCATTACGGCGAACGG
The Candidatus Angelobacter sp. DNA segment above includes these coding regions:
- the dapB gene encoding 4-hydroxy-tetrahydrodipicolinate reductase translates to MNPTKLIIAGAKGRMGQTLVTCAERIPDLQVAGQIDLGDDLLPLIKEADVVIDFSFHDATARFASVCARHKKALVIGTTGHNDDEKSRINNLKSQIPIVWASNYSTGVNALFWLTRKAAEILGPGFDLEVVEMHHRMKKDAPSGTAAALAEILTEVRKQRSDQVLRHGRHGITGERTRAEIGMHSLRGGDVVGDHTVIFAAEGERLELTHKASSRETFANGALRAAQWAVNQKPGLYDMQDVLGLK
- a CDS encoding phytanoyl-CoA dioxygenase family protein — translated: MKPEAGIGNPDAGGSLARDGFEIVPDVLPDGQCDIIASELSVLPDAREGPTNGRHYRGRNLLRRVPAVAQLASSKLLKGILESRLKREIFPVRALFFDKNADANWTVAWHQDLTIAVARKIETPGFGAWSIKEGIVHVRPPAEILENMATLRLHLDKCDADDGALKVIPRSHLRGRLDSTEIGACAEKNAGLICAVPKGGALLMRPLLLHSSSRAKRPVHRRVLHLEYASVGLPAGLEWFDS
- the folK gene encoding 2-amino-4-hydroxy-6-hydroxymethyldihydropteridine diphosphokinase; this encodes MPVESPSDIAAAKFETPKLAFVALGSNLGDAMGNVRRAMDLLQELTDLPLLRSSLWQSTPVDCPPGSPLFVNAVVGLRPRPGESPELLFEKMQDLEKEFGREPKRVLNEPRPLDLDLIVFGRERRDTPLLTLPHPRAHSRRFVLQPLSEIAPDLILPGQVLNVRQLLETTEPSQTLLRVG